The genomic stretch AATTATGTTGTTATCCTGAGGATGAAATGCTAAAAatgctaattttttttataacgaAACGACTTCTGAAATACCTCATCTACTCGGACATTATATATCTGAATCGTAGAATCATCCATCCCAATTGCAATTATGTTGTTATCCTGAGGATGAAATGCTAAAAATGTTGCTGCGGGTGGCGGAGGCATGAATGTTGTCATTGTCTGCAATATTTATGGTTTGGATATATGAATACACACACAAATTAAACATAAGAGTACAAAATTCATTAATTCATTACATCAATACCTTGAAAGTCATCATATTGAACAAAGATATCTTTCCTCCAGATGCCGACATTACATAAGAATCATTCTTTGACAAAGCAAAGCAAGAAACAGCTTCATCAGGGTTTGTGTCAGCTGCATCATTGGTCATCAAAATGCCACTTGATGGTTGCCATAATTGCGGTGAAACAGTGGCAGTTGCCTACATCATTAACGTTTCAATCTCATATGATAAATACTTGGTAATTTTAGGTGAAGAAAATTATAGTCCTTTCTTACTTTTCCACTTGAATTACGGTCACTCCTCTGCCACTTCCAGAGTAAATGGATTGCgtttgaagccaaagccaatatAGCAGCACCAGAATTTGTATATATCAACCTAGATATCTGTTGGAGCAATGCAAAAAAATAACCTTGTTAGTAACCAACTGCTGACATGGGTGCACAATCAACATCACAATGACATGATATTAACACCCATAGCTTGGATAAGTTCTAAAACAAATGGAGATGGTTCGAATAATGGTTTGGCTCTGATAGAAATAAAACAGAGGGGCTAAAGCTAAACTATAATCAAACTTTGCCAATACAAGAAAAATTGTTATATCTTCATGTACCAATACAACTCATACTCAGTGATTACTACCAGTGTATACCAAGATATAAGGAAAAGAAACTAAATCGATATTGATATAATACAAAAGTTTATGAATTGCAAGAACATTGTGGGAAAGGAATTATGGTGGTAAATAAATTATTGTGTTATGCCAAACTATTTAAACAGCCTGGAACTTGTTATAACACAATAATTATACCAAAGTTTTTACTATATGAACATATTATTCTGCTTAAACAAAAAGATTGTTTTACAATTCAAATGAATTATAAATATCTCATGATGACTTTTGATAATAGAAATGATATCTCACAAGTATACGTCAAGTAAGAAGTTGAACAAAGAGAGAATATACCTTTGTTACTCTTAAGTTCTCTGGGAGCTTCAGGGATCGGCATTGAGATGGTTCATTAATTTCACTGAGCTTCCAAATCTTTGATTTGTCATTTGTTTCTTCTGTTATTCTAGGTTTCACGTCTCCATTCTACAAAATCAAACACAGTGTCATATGTAGTAAGCAATAGCAAGACTAAACAAATGCAAATTGTAGTAGGTGCATGTTGAAGTTTCCAGTAAAATAAAGATTTATCATGCAAAGCAGTAGAGGGTAAGTTGCAGCAGACATTTATTTAGAAAAGGATACCAACCATAGCGGAGAGGCCAACAACTGGGCCCACCCTATCCGTTAGTCCAGCACTACTAGCCACCGCAGAAGACATAGGATTGACGGTGGGCTGTTAACAACATGACAACTTTTAATATCATTTGTTATGGATACAGAAAGAAACTAAAAGTAAATGTAACTACCTTTGCAGCTTCAGAAGCCCTTGAGGCATCAAAAGCGAGATTTTCATAATTACGTAGCATTCGAAGACCTTCTGGATTTGCTAAAATTTTGATTCCATTTTCATTGGCAGAAACAGCCAACAGGGTCCCATCTTTATTGAAGCGGATGCGTGGACTTGCCTTTCAATTTGTCAAAAGCAAAATCAAGTCTTAGTGGACAGTCTATCaactaaaaaacaaaattacttGTAAGCTATCCTTAATGTTGATAGATACTCACAGGAAGACCTCCATCAGCATCACTATTAGTCAAAAGTTGAGTGTTGTCCATATCCCAGAATTTGACAGAAAAGTCATCACCGGCTGCCAAAAATCTATTTTTAGTCGTATCAAACTGCACAACCCCCAATGATCGTTTCCTGAAACCTTGATATGTTCTTTTCACAGCTCCTTCACTTTCATTCCATTCAACAATGTGTGACTCTCCATCTTTACTGGTCCCACAAGAGAAAAGCCTGAACAAGAAAATTTCCAGCTTAATATACATGATAATGAGCAGCCAATGCATGAATCAAGATTGTCACACTGCACAAGAATATTTTACCTCGTTCCATCAGCACTGTAGGCCATGGTTGTGCACCAACGACCAGGAGCGTCATAGTCAACTCGAGATCCCAAATTGTCATATAGCCACGCCTTAATCTTTCCATCTAACGCTGTAGAAAAGATGAACTGCAAAACGATGGCATATATACTATAATCAACTGCCGAAAAAGGaacatatacatataattattttaaccTCTTATTGTCCATATTacaataacaaattacaaaagaaacaaaatattCAGAATAGTTAATCATGACACCTCAGATTATTAACAAATGATTACTATAATAGCCTATTCACCTGAATATTCTCCTTGTAGTGAGGACATACTGAATATACAGGAGCCTCGTGACCTTCAAAAGTGTATTGCTTGGCACCATTTTGGGCATCCCAGACCTTATAATGATCAATTACAAGAACATGAATATGCCAGACGAGTATACAAGCTTAGAAGAAAAATCTAAAGCTGCTATGTTAAACTACCTTGATAAGCTTGTCATCTCCACAGGTTATCACAGAAAGCTGTTTATTAGGGTGGGAGAATGCAAGATCATTTACTCCACCGACATGAGCATCAATCTAAAACACCAGAAGTCAGTGcaaattcaaaataatataaGCATTGATCAGTGAAGTTGTGATGACTGAGTCACCTCCAAGTGCTGGCGCACATCATCGTTCCCATGATATGAATAAATCTGTACCAAATGTCTTGAGTATGCAACTCCTGTTAGAAGAAAGACGAAGAaagataaatatcaaatcacaAAATCAGTCATATAGCATCAAACTGTTTCAGGTTTAAGCAGCATTACCAAACAAAGACCCATCTGGGCTCCAAATCACGCGATTCACTGAGACGCCAGGTTCTTTCACCAGACCAGCCTGGATTCAATACAGAAACTTATGTTCCCAATATTGATACTTAGATGATTGTTTGTTAAACTTCACAAAGGAAAATTGTGGTACCTGCAAAGGTATTGTACATGCACTCAAATCCCAGACTTTGAAGTTTCTTTGAACTAGCCTCTCTCTCGAACCAACCTCCCAAAGCCCAATATCTCCCACATTAGTGCCAACTGAGTTGTCCGATAGAAAAACAATGTTAGAGCACATCAAATTGTCAAAATATTTGCTTGAAGATTATATGGAGGAAACAAAGAAGTTATCTAGTTGTAAAAGCAACCTAGAAGTAGATTCTGTTGGATAGGATGAAAATCCATGCTCATAGGAGATGATCCTTGGTTCAACGTTCGTGCAACTGTCTTGGGCAGGTCATCCGTTGCATTAAAAGCTTGGCTATGTGCATGCCCCGGGAATGACACAGGAAGAACATTCACAGGAAGATTAACCTGCATATAGAAAAAAACACAGATGAGATGATGAACACAATAACCCAAAAGTAGGCATCTCAATCTCAAGATTTTCATCTTTTACATGTCACCACCTCATCGTTTCCCATAGGTCTGGTTCTTTTACTTGGATGTTCAGAATCACCAGATGGAAAATCAACAGAAGGATTTGTTGGCGGAGTCCTAGGATGTTTAAGTCCAGCTGCACAAGGGAACAATAAACAGAACCACTTAAGAAAGAAACTCAAATTGTTCGAGTATCAAAGCAAAACAGTAATGTTTTAAACACAATTTGAATAGACAATTAATGCTTCAAGAACTAGGACATTCCAACATGCATGTCATATACATCAAGTAACGAAGATAAATAGACTAAAGTATTTGCATTGGGTGAAAATGTATCCAACATTCAAACCATGCAAACATGAACTATATGGCATCCGTGGATGGAACCTAACAGAAACAAGCAAATTGCATCAAGTGTGTTTCATCATTattgaagaaataaaatttctCATAGCAGTTCTTTTCCATAGGCAACGTCTAACTGCTGCTGAAGAATAGTACTAATTTTAAGGAAAAATTAGAGTAGCAAATGAACAATCCAATAAAGGGGAGTAAACATCCTCCCATTCAGTTATAGAACTTACATGACACTATTTTGATTTTGTAAAATGCTAACATATCAAGAAATTCAGACCTGGAATAGGTGGGCCACCAAGACCTATAGGTCCACCAGAGACAGCTGGATGGGTTGCAGTAGGTGGATTAGACATCCAACCTGCAAGGGGTGTTGGAACTGGTGCGGGAGTAGGTTGGAAGGGCTGGCCAGACCAATAACAGGTGAGTAATGAAAAAAATGGTGCCAGGAAAATGCCATGACTAGATATCAAATTTTATAAACCAACCACGTGTGCACCCAATGGAGGAAAGCCACCCGGTTTTGGTACTGCGCCTCCAAGCAGTGGATTGCTTgctggagagggagagggagcgCGTGCACCATTTGGTTGTCCACATGAATGATCCACAAAAAGTGTTTTAATATCTGGATTCGGCCTAGGATTTTTACAGAGTTGGTGCTGCCAATTTAAGCTGCAGGTATATATGCCATTAGTTTTTGTCCACACAGTTGCTATAGTGAGCTGGCATGAGAATAGAATTTGAGAAAGAAAGCAATTATCTTATTTCACTAAACTGTTAAACCCCAAATTTAGAGGCGTAAACAACAGTGTATACCTAATATAAATGCCACCATAAATATAGCTACTACCCAATACACCTGGTGAGATCATCACTATAGAAATCATGATGAACTCCATTTAAACACAAAAGTCCTGTCGAATGTCAATAATACAGGGACCGCCAAGCCCAATACTATGCATCAAATTGGAGTATACCTTTGATTGATTAGTGTTCGCAGTCTTGAGTTCTTAAGGTTCGGAAACTGTAACTTATCACGAAACAATGGATTTGCCTCAATTAGCTTCTTCAGCTCAACAAGCATAATGGCTCGTGCAGATTTTGTATCTCCATACTTTGATAGTTGTTCATTCTCCCTAAGAAAAAATGAGCTCAGCTTGATAAGATATCAATATTTAATCTACAGGGTGATCAATAAATAGCAACTGCTTGATTACCTGAAATTCTCTAATGTCAGCAGCTGAGTTATCTCTTTAAAAAGCTCTTCATTAAATGATGCAAATACTTTAAGATCTTTTACAAGTATCTCGACAGCCTTGGACCGATCATGCCTACATATTACAACAAAATCCAATTTGAAATTAGCAAATTATCATATCACTGTAATTCAGATTTTCACCAAGCAAAATATAGTCTCACTTATCCAATGCTTCAAGGTACTTCTGCTTCCTAATCTCAAAAAAGATTTTCATTGAATAGCGATTGTCGTCTACTTTAGTGAAACCAGAGAGGTATTTTTCAACCTCATCCCAGTTCCCATTGTGAACTTCATCTTCAAAATACTTCATGTTAAAGAAGAACCCAGATTCTTGCTCAAGCCTATAATAAGAAAGGCCACATTAACATAGTTATAACCCAATCATGAGAAAAGGACAAATATCAGTTCACACACACAGAGCACTTGCAAAATGAATATATAATAACCTACTTGTGAACGGTTTCCTTAAACTTTTCTTCATCTAGGAACTGTAAGATCAAGAACACCAGTTCTCTACTGAGAGAAGACATTCCAACCGACTCTTCTTCAAATCCAGGGGGGATAATTCCAGAGTTAATTATCGTAGCAGATCTGTAAAtcccataataaaaaaattaattttgcaaAAAGTACTCATAACCGAGAGAAAAACAATAAATGAAAGGGTCATCTACCACTAGccatatttaattttcaaaccATGCCTCCATTTAATTATTGTTCCACACAAGCTTCAAAACCCATtagttattataaaaaaataacaccACTGCAAAAATGAAGCTTAAATAAggaaaaataccaaaaaaaggGGAAAATTTCGGAGGAAAAAAATTCAACACATACCTAGATCACTTAACTGATCTCAATCAAATAGAGATGTAGAAATTTTAAGAAGGGGGCTGCTCCGCGCACCGACAAAATAAGGGTTTTGATAAAACTTCTGACTgtcaaattaaaaattcgcaGCTAATTTAAGACATCAGAGAAATGAAAGCAGCTTTAAATGGAATCCGAGATGCAAAAAAAAGAGGGGAGCAGAAAAAAACAGAACACAAAAGTCAAGATAAATTATGTGCCAATACTCAGTGAGGAAAAAAAGCTTAGAGGTAAAACATCAAAAGCagggagaaaaaaaaaaaaattagagttCTTCAAAGTGATATTCCAGAATAAATACACAAACGATGCCCGCGTGTGCGCGTATTTATATgcagagatagagagagaaagacagAGAGAGGAGAAGGGTTTACTCTTCAGATCGATCGATGGAGAGAGGGGCGGCGAGCTCGAGGAGAAAATGGGGTTTGATTTCTGTCTCTACAATGGATATGGAGGTGAGAGGTTGTGTGTACAGCTATATATACACACAGAGACACATGGGAGgctcctttctctctctaatttcTCTCTCTAGTCTATCGTTGGAGAAAGGGGAAAAAATAAACTACGACATATCTTGCAGAAAATAAGTCATTTTATAGGAACAGGCGACTCAGTGAAGGTGATAAGTGGATCTGCTTATCATAAGTGGAGTTGGTTATCACAGGGAATATATAATTCTTATATATGTACAGTCAACCGGGCCCACCAGGAGCTACGTTCTTGTCCGTGATAAACGGCTCGGAATTTTTTAGCCGACAGCTAGTCATCGGCTCCGTTCTGTTTTAGCTACTTTCCTATGATAGCTTAGATTATATTCTGCATCTAACTgaatttgattatatttttttatgaaattataaatCTATACCAATTCATAAATTGGATCATAATTATAATGTGTAAAATTTCAAGTTCcacataaataataatttaatgaaattgCTCCATATTTAAGTTACGGATCTAAATAGCGTGACATCGGTCTTTAACAATGAATATCGTATTTTAATTGAAGAAATTCTATAGATATAAAGTTGGTGATGAGATCATCTCCAACCATACACTAAATTTTATTTCTAGTGTAGAAAATTTCACCTATCATATtataaactcaaactcatttttgcgCTTTTCTATGGTACAACACAAAATATGAGCATGTATTGTGCTACTGGAAAAATTTATGAGACATAAACTTAAAAATGATGTAAAGTTTGAGTTTGTTATAAATGGTtgaaataaaattaactttTGATGTGATTCGTattcaaaaatggatttgaatTTCGCATAAGTGATCGTAGATggtgtattaaaaataaataaacaaaatgtaATGAGTGAAGAGGGTAGTAGGTGATGTAATAGATTTGGTAATTAAGTTGATAATAATATATTGTGAGATATTGTTTATAAATGGGATTGGATTAATTTATTGACCCACCAAATTTGCAAGATCTGACTATTTAGGTTAGCGAAAATAATGGTGTAAATTATATGGTGCGTCTTAAATTTGAATAGATCCGTAAAGTTAGTAGTAAAAGTAAAACCCCTATTATTACAATGATATTAGTATCACAAAATTCGGATATTTTGACaagaaaaataatagtagtaataaattgaGATGGGTTGCTGATTTCAAGTATTGTCGGCCGTCCGATTTATTAGGGTTTGGCGGTGGGCCCCGCATGAGATGGGATTGAGTTAATCGCACGGCTTAATTTTCGACTAAAATAGAATGCCAACGAGATGTTCTTAACTCCTTTTGCGAAAATCAGATTctcctctatctctctctcgCCGATATATcggaaaatgataaaatgaggtATATGAAGAATTATTGGGGTTGAGTTGGGCACACTTTTACTAAATGATTTGATTATTCAAAATAAGTGGGAGGATGTGGTGGTCTTTAGGGTTAAAGGGTCCACTTTCTATTCTTTAATAGTTTCATGTCACCAATATTTCGTTttaattttccattttaattttagGTAAAATCACATTCTTCTGTCTCTTCTAATTCGATTTGTACTATTATGCAAGTTTAAGGAAAAACTAGGCAACGAATATGACCATGTGGTATAAATCTATTTGGATATCACGAAATGGGGCCCGATGCATACTAGAATTGCGGGTAGGGATGCATCGGGCTCATGGCTCATCGTACCTCTTAACAATTGCGAGTATTTGTTTTTGAAAGTTGGACCAAatgaaatttcaaaataaataagagagagagaagaaattgaaaaatattgTGATTTCGAGTGTGAATAAAGAAATGATAAGTGAGATATATGGGAGGaatgagattaaaaaaaaggaggaatgagatttaaaaaagaaattaaatgaaGGGAAGAAATGTTAGATTTAACTATAAAAGgaagggaaaaaatgaaaatttgatttttggCCATGTGCTATGCGTTTGGCCCAAATGAACACATATATTGGTGTGTGGCGGACGCCAGACGGATATATACCTGGCATGTGCGCACTTCGTGTGAAGGACGCATACTTAAGGCATTGTAGAGGCTCTTCTAAGCCTTTATTCACATTTTCTATGTGAATAAAGCTAAGACCACTCATTaataaaatggataaagtaTTGAGTACTTATAGCAAAAGGAATTGAAATGGGAGATGGCCAAAAAAAATTGTTACTTACTTTGAAGCCCTGAAATTTAAACAGTTGAAGAACATTTACAACTTACCAGGGTATCTCTCTCGGGTTTTTTTCttggacaaaaataaatatgtgGGCCTTCTATAGACAGAGAAGTGTGTGTATGTGCATTTGTGTCCAAGTGTGTATAGAAAGAGAGCATTAGGCTATTAACTTTTGAAGTGAAAGAGACTGTCCTATTTTTGTACGTATTTTATTTGGTAAATATTTAGCCTTAATATAACAATTATAATTAGGGTATTTATACTACCTCCATCTATTAAAAAAATCTTACTATATTAGTAAGTTACActagttttaatgtaaaataaataaagtatgagaacaaatattataaaagcAAAATTAGTGTAAATTGACGGAAACAAATTTggtagaaatataaaaaagataAGACTATTTTCATAGACGAAAATAACACTCTATAATTTAATGTATAGTATGTTAGATGCAAGAGATAAATTATATGGTTGGTACGCGTAAAAGGGACTGGAAATGAATTGACGTTTATGCATCTATTTTTAATTATGGTGCTATTGTTTTAATTAGTGGGAATCACCATTAACCATTTATATCCTAATATCAATTCCCAATCATTCtttacttcttttttctttgaggttattttcactttttcaatGGAATCATtctaatttatattttgtttctgcgtaataataaaaacaataacaataacaatagtTATATATTCGCTCTAAGTTTCGAAAGATGCGTATCAATTATCTTATTAATGTGTTAgcataaatatgaataatttgATAATATCATCGAATTATAATACTTTAGCTATACTCCCTTCATTTCGCTTCACCTTCTCTTAAAATTCTTTCCAAAATTTAGCATTTATTCTATTcctcaaaatattgtcctttcatttttagtattttatttttagtatctATCTCATCGTTATCCAGTATCAACTTAGTATCAACTTATttacaaaaaatttaataagTAGATAACAGACGATATTCATTCAACTCTGTGCAGAATATAAATCAGGAATATTTtaaaggctaaggataatttgatttgcataTGTAGAATATTTGACCAGACACATACACAtatccataaatatatatacgtGCGCGTATAAATTAAATACTCTATTTTTTAATTCGAAGTAACATGTTTTTTGAAATGTCAAATCTAAAgtgataaattttttaaaataaaatactacttaATTATTAAACAAAGTATAAAATCTAGTATCGAAAAAGAAATGCCGCTTCAAATGTACAGTAACACACAATAGAGTAGTATATAAGTGTTTGGAGGAAAAGATGAGACTTTTTTTAACATGTGGAGTTTGATTCGTCGTCGCTTTTTTTCTTGTTGTCCCATGATTTTTACTTTCGAATAAAGAGAGAGGAAAATGCTTCAGTTTGTAATTACATGTTCTTGGATAATCTGCacattaaattttttacatataattaacggataaaaatgtaaatatattaattcaaaTTCGATGTGAATTTAGTTACTTTGCTAAAATTAATTAACCTATGTTGTTCTCAAAAACGAAAGAAAATTACTTCATCTTTTTCACTTGAACAAATAAAACTTCAGTTCTTCGTCATATAGTAGTATCTTTGATTATTTGGTTTAAgagtttaagagcatccacaacggtggacggcggccccgcgtccgtccgtgccagcggcgaggacgcataccgccgccgctgcgctcgcgccctggcgacgtggcggcttacgattgggcaacggcatagccgttgcctttgaattgttttttttatattttaaaattcgatttttaattatataaaatgataaaaaaataaaaaaaaaatattttccaaatcccaaaaatatagccttTTTTCacgtttttctgatttttttttatttttttatattttttccccccaaaatc from Salvia splendens isolate huo1 chromosome 4, SspV2, whole genome shotgun sequence encodes the following:
- the LOC121797912 gene encoding protein TOPLESS-like isoform X2, with the translated sequence MSSLSRELVFLILQFLDEEKFKETVHKLEQESGFFFNMKYFEDEVHNGNWDEVEKYLSGFTKVDDNRYSMKIFFEIRKQKYLEALDKHDRSKAVEILVKDLKVFASFNEELFKEITQLLTLENFRENEQLSKYGDTKSARAIMLVELKKLIEANPLFRDKLQFPNLKNSRLRTLINQSLNWQHQLCKNPRPNPDIKTLFVDHSCGQPNGARAPSPSPASNPLLGGAVPKPGGFPPLGAHVPFQPTPAPVPTPLAGWMSNPPTATHPAVSGGPIGLGGPPIPAGLKHPRTPPTNPSVDFPSGDSEHPSKRTRPMGNDEVNLPVNVLPVSFPGHAHSQAFNATDDLPKTVARTLNQGSSPMSMDFHPIQQNLLLVGTNVGDIGLWEVGSRERLVQRNFKVWDLSACTIPLQAGLVKEPGVSVNRVIWSPDGSLFGVAYSRHLVQIYSYHGNDDVRQHLEIDAHVGGVNDLAFSHPNKQLSVITCGDDKLIKVWDAQNGAKQYTFEGHEAPVYSVCPHYKENIQFIFSTALDGKIKAWLYDNLGSRVDYDAPGRWCTTMAYSADGTRLFSCGTSKDGESHIVEWNESEGAVKRTYQGFRKRSLGVVQFDTTKNRFLAAGDDFSVKFWDMDNTQLLTNSDADGGLPASPRIRFNKDGTLLAVSANENGIKILANPEGLRMLRNYENLAFDASRASEAAKPTVNPMSSAVASSAGLTDRVGPVVGLSAMNGDVKPRITEETNDKSKIWKLSEINEPSQCRSLKLPENLRVTKISRLIYTNSGAAILALASNAIHLLWKWQRSDRNSSGKATATVSPQLWQPSSGILMTNDAADTNPDEAVSCFALSKNDSYVMSASGGKISLFNMMTFKTMTTFMPPPPAATFLAFHPQDNNIIAIGMDDSTIQIYNVRVDEVKSKLKGHSKRITGLAFSNVLNVLVSSGADAQICVWSSDGWEKQKSRFLQLPPGRPPTAQSETRVQFHQDQIHFLVVHETQLAIYEATKLECVKQWAPRESAAPISHATFSCDSQLVYASFLDGTVCIFTASHLRLRCRINPSSYLPSSVGSNVHSLVIAAHPHEPNQFALGLSDGSVHVFEPLESEGKWGVPPPAENGSASSVPTTPLVGGSAQDQAQR
- the LOC121797912 gene encoding protein TOPLESS-like isoform X1; this translates as MSSLSRELVFLILQFLDEEKFKETVHKLEQESGFFFNMKYFEDEVHNGNWDEVEKYLSGFTKVDDNRYSMKIFFEIRKQKYLEALDKHDRSKAVEILVKDLKVFASFNEELFKEITQLLTLENFRENEQLSKYGDTKSARAIMLVELKKLIEANPLFRDKLQFPNLKNSRLRTLINQSLNWQHQLCKNPRPNPDIKTLFVDHSCGQPNGARAPSPSPASNPLLGGAVPKPGGFPPLGAHVPFQPTPAPVPTPLAGWMSNPPTATHPAVSGGPIGLGGPPIPAGLKHPRTPPTNPSVDFPSGDSEHPSKRTRPMGNDEVNLPVNVLPVSFPGHAHSQAFNATDDLPKTVARTLNQGSSPMSMDFHPIQQNLLLVGTNVGDIGLWEVGSRERLVQRNFKVWDLSACTIPLQAGLVKEPGVSVNRVIWSPDGSLFGVAYSRHLVQIYSYHGNDDVRQHLEIDAHVGGVNDLAFSHPNKQLSVITCGDDKLIKVWDAQNGAKQYTFEGHEAPVYSVCPHYKENIQFIFSTALDGKIKAWLYDNLGSRVDYDAPGRWCTTMAYSADGTRLFSCGTSKDGESHIVEWNESEGAVKRTYQGFRKRSLGVVQFDTTKNRFLAAGDDFSVKFWDMDNTQLLTNSDADGGLPASPRIRFNKDGTLLAVSANENGIKILANPEGLRMLRNYENLAFDASRASEAAKPTVNPMSSAVASSAGLTDRVGPVVGLSAMNGDVKPRITEETNDKSKIWKLSEINEPSQCRSLKLPENLRVTKISRLIYTNSGAAILALASNAIHLLWKWQRSDRNSSGKATATVSPQLWQPSSGILMTNDAADTNPDEAVSCFALSKNDSYVMSASGGKISLFNMMTFKTMTTFMPPPPAATFLAFHPQDNNIIAIGMDDSTIQIYNVRVDEVKSKLKGHSKRITGLAFSNVLNVLVSSGADAQICVWSSDGWEKQKSRFLQLPPGRPPTAQSETRVQFHQDQIHFLVVHETQLAIYEATKLECVKQWAPRESAAPISHATFSCDSQLVYASFLDGTVCIFTASHLRLRCRINPSSYLPSSVGSSNVHSLVIAAHPHEPNQFALGLSDGSVHVFEPLESEGKWGVPPPAENGSASSVPTTPLVGGSAQDQAQR
- the LOC121797912 gene encoding protein TOPLESS-like isoform X3; the encoded protein is MSSLSRELVFLILQFLDEEKFKETVHKLEQESGFFFNMKYFEDEVHNGNWDEVEKYLSGFTKVDDNRYSMKIFFEIRKQKYLEALDKHDRSKAVEILVKDLKVFASFNEELFKEITQLLTLENFRENEQLSKYGDTKSARAIMLVELKKLIEANPLFRDKLQFPNLKNSRLRTLINQSLNWQHQLCKNPRPNPDIKTLFVDHSCGQPNGARAPSPSPASNPLLGGAVPKPGGFPPLGAHVPFQPTPAPVPTPLAGWMSNPPTATHPAVSGGPIGLGGPPIPAGLKHPRTPPTNPSVDFPSGDSEHPSKRTRPMGNDEVNLPVNVLPVSFPGHAHSQAFNATDDLPKTVARTLNQGSSPMSMDFHPIQQNLLLVGTNVGDIGLWEVGSRERLVQRNFKVWDLSACTIPLQAGLVKEPGVSVNRVIWSPDGSLFGVAYSRHLVQIYSYHGNDDVRQHLEIDAHVGGVNDLAFSHPNKQLSVITCGDDKLIKVWDAQNGAKQYTFEGHEAPVYSVCPHYKENIQFIFSTALDGKIKAWLYDNLGSRVDYDAPGRWCTTMAYSADGTRLFSCGTSKDGESHIVEWNESEGAVKRTYQGFRKRSLGVVQFDTTKNRFLAAGDDFSVKFWDMDNTQLLTNSDADGGLPASPRIRFNKDGTLLAVSANENGIKILANPEGLRMLRNYENLAFDASRASEAAKPTVNPMSSAVASSAGLTDRVGPVVGLSAMNGDVKPRITEETNDKSKIWKLSEINEPSQCRSLKLPENLRVTKISRLIYTNSGAAILALASNAIHLLWKWQRSDRNSSGKATATVSPQLWQPSSGILMTNDAADTNPDEAVSCFALSKNDSYVMSASGGKISLFNMMTFKTMTTFMPPPPAATFLAFHPQDNNIIAIGMDDSTIQIYNVRVDEVKSKLKGHSKRITGLAFSNVLNVLVSSGADAQICVWSSDGWEKQKSRFLQLPPGRPPTAQSETRVQFHQDQIHFLVVHETQLAIYEATKLECVKQWAPRESAAPISHATFSCDSQLQFKRALSGDRCTSTRAKSVCAGSIRWFSSCF
- the LOC121797912 gene encoding protein TOPLESS-like isoform X4, producing the protein MSSLSRELVFLILQFLDEEKFKETVHKLEQESGFFFNMKYFEDEVHNGNWDEVEKYLSGFTKVDDNRYSMKIFFEIRKQKYLEALDKHDRSKAVEILVKDLKVFASFNEELFKEITQLLTLENFRENEQLSKYGDTKSARAIMLVELKKLIEANPLFRDKLQFPNLKNSRLRTLINQSLNWQHQLCKNPRPNPDIKTLFVDHSCGQPNGARAPSPSPASNPLLGGAVPKPGGFPPLGAHVPFQPTPAPVPTPLAGWMSNPPTATHPAVSGGPIGLGGPPIPAGLKHPRTPPTNPSVDFPSGDSEHPSKRTRPMGNDEVNLPVNVLPVSFPGHAHSQAFNATDDLPKTVARTLNQGSSPMSMDFHPIQQNLLLVGTNVGDIGLWEVGSRERLVQRNFKVWDLSACTIPLQAGLVKEPGVSVNRVIWSPDGSLFGVAYSRHLVQIYSYHGNDDVRQHLEIDAHVGGVNDLAFSHPNKQLSVITCGDDKLIKVWDAQNGAKQYTFEGHEAPVYSVCPHYKENIQFIFSTALDGKIKAWLYDNLGSRVDYDAPGRWCTTMAYSADGTRLFSCGTSKDGESHIVEWNESEGAVKRTYQGFRKRSLGVVQFDTTKNRFLAAGDDFSVKFWDMDNTQLLTNSDADGGLPASPRIRFNKDGTLLAVSANENGIKILANPEGLRMLRNYENLAFDASRASEAAKPTVNPMSSAVASSAGLTDRVGPVVGLSAMNGDVKPRITEETNDKSKIWKLSEINEPSQCRSLKLPENLRVTKISRLIYTNSGAAILALASNAIHLLWKWQRSDRNSSGKATATVSPQLWQPSSGILMTNDAADTNPDEAVSCFALSKNDSYVMSASGGKISLFNMMTFKTMTTFMPPPPAATFLAFHPQDNNIIAIGMDDSTIQIYNVRVDEVKSKLKGHSKRITGLAFSNVLNVLVSSGADAQICVWSSDGWEKQKSRFLQLPPGRPPTAQSETRVQFHQDQIHFLVVHETQLAIYEATKLECVKQWAPRESAAPISHATFSCDSQLFKRALSGDRCTSTRAKSVCAGSIRWFSSCF